In Chryseobacterium lactis, a single genomic region encodes these proteins:
- a CDS encoding TerY-C metal binding domain-containing protein: MRRLPIYFLVDISESMVGDPIEQVQEGIANIIRELKKDPYSLETVYISVVGFAGEAEVITPLQDIISFYPPKIPIGSGTSLSQGLIKIMDCIDRDIVKTTYDRKGDWKPIVFLFTDGVPTDDATKAIERWNNKYNGKANTIAVSIGENTNYKLLGSLAENVLLFNNTDENSYKEFFKWVTDSIKTTSQSVTEAKKEGINLSKIDSVILEKVDPEMEQRFPDNNFVVLNGKCSETEKLYLMKFKKTFAESSIPGMSTRYYRLDGAYKIDEKAYYRLSSSQRSNLKISIEELQGGTSCPHCANPIALATCSCGGIHCLSGEGYNKCPWCGTSDYYGFSSEGFDINRTLG, translated from the coding sequence ATGAGAAGATTACCTATTTATTTTTTAGTAGATATCTCCGAATCTATGGTAGGAGATCCTATTGAGCAGGTACAGGAAGGTATTGCCAATATCATCAGAGAATTAAAAAAGGATCCCTATTCCTTAGAAACAGTTTACATTTCTGTGGTAGGTTTTGCGGGAGAGGCAGAGGTGATTACTCCGCTTCAGGATATTATCAGTTTTTACCCACCGAAGATTCCTATCGGAAGCGGTACTTCATTATCTCAGGGTTTAATTAAAATTATGGACTGTATCGACCGTGATATTGTAAAAACCACATATGATCGGAAAGGTGACTGGAAGCCTATTGTTTTTCTGTTTACAGACGGAGTGCCAACCGATGATGCCACGAAAGCTATTGAACGATGGAACAATAAATATAATGGGAAAGCCAATACAATTGCAGTATCCATAGGTGAAAATACAAACTACAAGCTTCTGGGTTCTCTGGCCGAGAATGTTTTATTGTTTAATAATACGGATGAAAATTCTTATAAAGAATTCTTTAAATGGGTTACCGATTCTATCAAAACAACCAGCCAGAGTGTTACCGAGGCAAAGAAAGAAGGGATTAATCTTTCTAAAATAGATTCTGTTATTCTTGAAAAAGTAGATCCGGAAATGGAACAGAGATTCCCGGACAATAATTTTGTTGTTTTAAACGGAAAATGTTCGGAAACTGAAAAGTTATATCTGATGAAATTTAAAAAGACATTCGCAGAATCGAGTATTCCTGGAATGTCTACGAGATATTACAGATTAGATGGAGCTTATAAAATTGATGAAAAGGCATATTACAGGCTTTCGTCTTCACAGAGGAGTAATTTGAAGATTTCCATAGAAGAATTGCAGGGAGGGACTTCCTGTCCTCATTGTGCCAATCCTATAGCATTGGCAACTTGCTCTTGTGGAGGTATTCATTGCTTGAGCGGTGAAGGATATAATAAATGTCCGTGGTGTGGAACATCCGATTATTATGGCTTTTCCAGCGAAGGATTTGATATCAACAGAACATTGGGATAA
- a CDS encoding YqgE/AlgH family protein, translating into MNHSYKGKILISTPDISGDLFSRSVVLVIEHNESGAFGLILNKKNSQMSTKFNDFFDFQIEVYDGGPVENDKVFFIVKSSEKVTEIYTEITDEYYLTEDIERIINAVLAKELDIHNVKIFSGYSGWSPNQLDTEVQRKMWTVVDVYNLDYTLPNDQTLWKSIMQNLGGEFLLWANSPEDISLN; encoded by the coding sequence ATGAATCACTCATACAAAGGTAAAATATTAATCTCGACCCCTGACATTTCCGGCGATCTTTTTTCAAGATCGGTAGTGTTGGTTATAGAACATAATGAAAGTGGCGCATTTGGTTTGATATTAAATAAAAAGAACAGCCAGATGAGTACTAAATTCAATGATTTCTTTGATTTTCAAATTGAAGTATACGATGGTGGTCCCGTAGAAAATGACAAAGTCTTTTTCATCGTAAAGAGCAGTGAAAAAGTTACTGAAATCTACACTGAAATCACTGATGAATATTATCTTACAGAAGATATTGAGCGCATCATCAATGCTGTTTTGGCTAAGGAACTTGATATCCATAATGTGAAAATATTTTCCGGCTATTCGGGATGGTCGCCAAATCAGCTCGATACTGAGGTTCAAAGAAAAATGTGGACGGTAGTAGATGTCTATAACCTGGATTACACTTTACCCAATGATCAGACTCTTTGGAAATCAATCATGCAAAATCTGGGTGGCGAATTCTTACTGTGGGCCAATTCACCTGAGGATATTTCACTAAACTAA
- a CDS encoding vWA domain-containing protein, producing MTRRLLAYFLLDTSGSMNGEPIQALNNGFNGLISMLRADPQAMDSLHLSVITFDREVRNIVPLIGLANFYPMEITCPDSGPTHTGAALEMVAELVKKEIVKGSADEKGDWQPLLFIFTDGKPSDLQKYRQMIPVLRDLEFGAIVGCAAGPKADEQFLKELTDHVVKLDTTDAITLSSFFRWVSSSITQGGKSQSTGEVITLPPPPSELNIII from the coding sequence ATGACCAGAAGATTATTAGCCTATTTTTTATTGGATACTTCCGGTTCTATGAACGGAGAACCTATCCAGGCATTGAATAACGGATTCAATGGGCTTATCAGTATGCTTCGTGCAGATCCGCAGGCGATGGACAGCCTTCACCTTAGCGTGATCACTTTTGACAGGGAGGTCAGGAATATTGTTCCATTGATTGGTCTTGCCAATTTTTATCCTATGGAAATTACCTGCCCTGATAGTGGGCCAACGCATACGGGAGCTGCATTGGAAATGGTTGCAGAGCTTGTAAAAAAAGAGATTGTGAAAGGTTCTGCCGATGAGAAAGGAGACTGGCAGCCGTTACTTTTTATATTTACTGACGGGAAGCCTTCGGACCTTCAGAAATACAGACAGATGATTCCTGTGCTCAGGGATCTTGAGTTTGGGGCTATTGTAGGTTGTGCAGCGGGTCCTAAAGCAGATGAACAGTTTCTTAAGGAACTTACAGATCACGTAGTAAAATTGGATACTACAGACGCTATTACACTTTCTTCCTTTTTCAGGTGGGTCAGTTCATCTATCACTCAGGGAGGGAAATCACAAAGTACGGGAGAAGTAATTACATTGCCTCCGCCACCATCAGAACTTAATATTATTATTTAA
- a CDS encoding START-like domain-containing protein produces MAKHKVHYEFPMHCLSEILYEYLATAEGLSEWFADEVTEKGDDFFFSWGGGPAEKATLIRYKPEGFVRFRWEEDEGTKNFFEMTITIDDITEDLALNITDFCEEGDEEENAMYWENLIENLRIKLGAA; encoded by the coding sequence ATGGCGAAACATAAAGTCCATTACGAATTTCCAATGCACTGTTTATCAGAGATTTTATACGAATATCTGGCAACTGCAGAAGGATTGTCTGAATGGTTTGCGGATGAGGTAACAGAGAAAGGCGATGACTTCTTTTTTAGTTGGGGCGGAGGACCTGCTGAAAAGGCCACTTTGATCAGATATAAGCCAGAAGGTTTCGTGCGTTTTAGATGGGAAGAAGACGAAGGAACTAAGAATTTCTTTGAAATGACTATCACAATTGATGATATTACAGAAGATTTGGCACTTAATATCACAGATTTCTGTGAAGAAGGTGACGAAGAAGAAAACGCAATGTATTGGGAAAATCTTATTGAAAACCTTAGAATAAAATTAGGTGCAGCATAA
- a CDS encoding lysylphosphatidylglycerol synthase transmembrane domain-containing protein, translating into MEKTSKSPLKSILTIVISLAFAGFFLWLALKGLDFKVIQQSLAKANYLWVLFASVFGLLAYWFRAIRWNLMLEPMGHRISNSNSLWSISFGYLMNLTIPRSGELARATALYGVEKVPVDKSFGTIILERVVDLICMMGFLGLTLLFKYDAILSFYKNSGVQVNPNKILLALLILIGGTILFFVFKKRLSNLPFLGKVVSFIDGIFQGLTTIFKLKEKGKFIIYTLGIWICYYLAAYLVCFALPETSGFSPADGFFIIVVGTLGMIIPASGGIGAYNLAMKFGFMALFISMGKSAELGGEMGLTYSFISLPLQIVIMLVMGLISIPMLTKARNASVSHND; encoded by the coding sequence ATGGAGAAAACATCAAAAAGTCCTTTAAAATCAATACTCACAATAGTAATATCGCTTGCTTTTGCAGGCTTTTTTTTATGGCTTGCCTTAAAGGGGCTTGATTTTAAAGTGATTCAACAGTCATTGGCAAAGGCAAACTATCTCTGGGTATTATTTGCTTCCGTATTTGGTCTGCTTGCTTACTGGTTCAGAGCAATCCGCTGGAACCTGATGCTTGAACCGATGGGGCACAGAATTTCAAATTCAAACTCACTTTGGTCGATTTCTTTCGGGTATCTAATGAATCTTACCATTCCGCGAAGTGGCGAATTGGCCAGGGCAACAGCGTTATATGGAGTAGAAAAAGTTCCTGTAGATAAATCTTTTGGAACGATCATTCTGGAAAGAGTGGTAGATCTGATTTGTATGATGGGATTTTTGGGATTGACTTTATTATTTAAATATGATGCAATTTTGTCCTTTTACAAAAACTCTGGAGTTCAGGTAAATCCAAATAAAATTTTATTGGCTCTGTTGATATTGATCGGGGGTACTATTCTGTTTTTTGTATTTAAAAAGAGACTTTCAAACCTTCCTTTTCTAGGCAAAGTTGTTAGTTTTATTGATGGAATTTTTCAAGGGTTAACTACTATTTTCAAATTAAAAGAAAAAGGAAAATTCATTATATATACCCTGGGGATATGGATTTGCTATTATCTGGCTGCGTATCTGGTATGTTTTGCACTTCCTGAAACATCGGGTTTCAGCCCGGCAGACGGTTTTTTTATTATTGTAGTAGGGACACTGGGAATGATTATTCCTGCCAGTGGCGGAATCGGGGCTTATAACCTGGCTATGAAGTTTGGGTTTATGGCATTGTTTATTTCGATGGGTAAAAGTGCTGAGCTTGGAGGAGAGATGGGGCTTACGTATTCGTTTATTTCCTTACCACTTCAGATCGTTATTATGCTGGTAATGGGACTTATTTCTATTCCCATGTTGACGAAGGCCAGAAACGCTTCTGTTTCGCACAACGATTGA
- a CDS encoding HU family DNA-binding protein — protein MNKSELIDAIAKDAGITKVAAKAALESFISNVTTTLKKKDGKVSLVGFGTFSVAERAARQGINPATKKPIKIAAKKVAKFKAGADLSNAVSGAKKK, from the coding sequence ATGAACAAGTCTGAATTAATCGACGCAATCGCAAAAGATGCAGGTATCACTAAAGTTGCAGCAAAAGCTGCTTTAGAATCTTTCATTTCTAACGTAACTACTACTTTAAAGAAAAAAGACGGAAAAGTTTCTTTAGTAGGTTTCGGTACTTTCTCAGTAGCTGAGAGAGCAGCTAGACAAGGGATCAACCCTGCAACTAAAAAACCGATCAAAATCGCTGCTAAAAAAGTTGCTAAATTCAAAGCCGGAGCTGATTTATCAAACGCAGTATCTGGTGCTAAGAAAAAATAA
- a CDS encoding PP2C family serine/threonine-protein phosphatase: MDKSVIEKEKEEFREAHWVLKNASSKQFYEFCFDMDGFSNIKIKNIENLEETGLVFESDKISGIPAAANVYNLTIEFYHTGDPKNLEIKKIQLFVNANPKDLWKNIPADKNADFYKPDEASFKGKFSDKKIVIASKRGRSHAHEGKFREDDFSVLELPSGWNIISISDGAGSAKLAREGSRVAVNSINHFFNSYQIIKEVDENIQELYSSDTSCEIESVSRQNILRLLYQGTLSAYQSLEKIATENNLSVNDLNATLIFALVKKFSFGYVILTFGVGDCPINLINSDFSKVQLLNTMDVGEFSGGTRFITMKEIFSEKIVSRFGITCVDNFSHLVLMTDGIYDAKFATENKLEDLESWKTFFNDLSGNNDDQAQVDFTNDIEIEQQLLDWSDFWSRGNHDDRTLAIIY; the protein is encoded by the coding sequence ATGGACAAATCTGTTATTGAAAAAGAGAAAGAAGAGTTCAGGGAAGCTCATTGGGTCTTAAAAAATGCAAGTTCTAAACAGTTTTATGAATTCTGTTTTGATATGGATGGTTTTTCAAATATAAAAATCAAAAATATTGAAAACCTGGAAGAAACCGGACTTGTTTTTGAGAGTGATAAAATATCGGGAATTCCGGCAGCGGCCAATGTTTATAATTTAACTATTGAATTTTACCATACCGGTGATCCAAAGAATCTTGAAATAAAAAAAATACAGCTATTTGTCAATGCCAATCCAAAAGATTTGTGGAAGAATATTCCGGCTGACAAAAATGCTGATTTCTATAAACCGGATGAAGCCTCATTTAAAGGAAAATTTTCAGACAAAAAAATTGTCATTGCCTCGAAAAGAGGAAGATCTCACGCGCATGAAGGGAAATTCAGAGAAGATGATTTTTCCGTTCTTGAACTTCCTTCGGGGTGGAATATTATTTCCATTTCAGATGGTGCCGGATCAGCAAAGTTGGCAAGAGAAGGTTCCAGGGTTGCAGTCAATTCAATCAATCATTTTTTTAATTCTTATCAGATTATAAAGGAGGTTGATGAAAATATTCAGGAGCTTTATTCTTCTGATACATCCTGCGAGATAGAATCTGTAAGCAGACAAAATATCCTAAGGCTTTTGTATCAGGGAACTTTGTCTGCTTATCAATCGCTGGAAAAGATCGCGACAGAAAATAATCTTTCCGTGAATGACCTTAATGCCACCCTTATTTTTGCATTGGTTAAAAAATTCAGTTTCGGGTATGTGATCCTGACTTTCGGAGTGGGAGACTGTCCCATTAACCTTATCAATTCTGATTTTTCTAAAGTGCAACTTTTGAATACAATGGATGTGGGAGAATTCAGTGGTGGTACACGTTTTATCACGATGAAAGAAATTTTCAGCGAAAAGATTGTTTCCCGTTTTGGAATTACCTGTGTGGATAACTTTTCACACCTTGTCCTAATGACTGATGGTATTTATGATGCTAAATTCGCTACCGAAAATAAACTGGAAGATCTGGAAAGCTGGAAGACCTTCTTCAATGATCTGAGTGGTAATAATGATGATCAGGCACAAGTCGATTTTACTAATGATATAGAAATTGAACAACAACTCCTGGATTGGAGTGATTTCTGGAGCAGAGGAAATCACGATGACAGAACATTGGCTATAATTTATTAA
- a CDS encoding TerD family protein, which produces MAINLQKGQTIDLRKNDRGESVYDLSKVTIGLGWDVKKQGGGFLGKLFNKEAEYDLDAIAFLLDGNGKVANLGKTVQTNDGRQMGLYQGDVVFFNSMQHPSGNVWLTGDNRTGAGDGDDEQIIVKLDQLDQSYQKIVFLVTIYQGRTNNQHFGLIENAFVRAVDATGKEITKYSLSGDSSMNGMCAMVFAEAYRHNGDWKFRAVGEPHHTDNFIDILRQQYSYSN; this is translated from the coding sequence ATGGCAATTAATTTACAGAAAGGTCAAACGATAGATTTAAGAAAAAATGACCGCGGAGAGAGTGTTTATGACCTTTCAAAAGTAACAATCGGCTTAGGATGGGACGTGAAAAAGCAGGGAGGAGGTTTCTTGGGGAAACTATTCAATAAAGAAGCTGAATATGATCTCGATGCAATAGCCTTTCTTCTGGATGGAAACGGTAAGGTAGCCAATCTTGGAAAGACGGTTCAGACAAATGATGGAAGGCAAATGGGGTTGTACCAGGGAGATGTTGTTTTTTTCAATTCTATGCAGCATCCTAGTGGAAATGTGTGGCTGACGGGAGACAACAGAACCGGTGCGGGAGATGGAGATGATGAGCAGATCATTGTCAAGCTGGATCAATTGGATCAAAGCTATCAGAAAATTGTATTTCTTGTTACAATTTATCAGGGAAGGACCAATAATCAGCATTTCGGATTGATTGAAAATGCTTTTGTCCGTGCAGTGGATGCCACAGGAAAAGAAATTACAAAATACAGTCTTTCCGGAGATTCAAGTATGAACGGAATGTGTGCGATGGTTTTTGCTGAAGCATACCGTCACAATGGAGACTGGAAATTCCGTGCAGTAGGAGAACCTCATCATACAGATAACTTCATTGATATTCTGAGACAGCAGTATTCCTATTCAAACTAA
- the pdxH gene encoding pyridoxamine 5'-phosphate oxidase — MENLHDKRKVYEKSQLIESEIKQNPIEQFRDWFLEASESPMISEANAMAVSTVEEDGCPRTRMVLLKAYTHEGFIFYTNYNSRKGKAIEHNHKACLHFFWPNLERQIIIKADLEKIAENLSDGYFHSRPKGSQLGAVVSPQSQVIPDREFLEKKLKDLEKEYENSEIPRPENWGGYLAKPYEIEFWQGRPNRLHDRIIYQLEDLDWKISRLAP; from the coding sequence ATGGAAAACCTGCACGACAAAAGAAAAGTGTACGAGAAATCCCAACTTATTGAAAGTGAGATAAAACAAAATCCAATTGAACAGTTTAGAGACTGGTTTTTGGAGGCAAGTGAGAGCCCAATGATCTCAGAAGCTAATGCTATGGCCGTTTCTACTGTTGAGGAAGATGGTTGCCCGAGAACAAGAATGGTATTGCTTAAGGCATATACCCATGAAGGATTTATTTTTTATACCAATTACAATAGCAGAAAAGGAAAGGCGATAGAACATAATCATAAAGCATGTCTTCACTTTTTCTGGCCGAATCTTGAAAGACAAATTATTATTAAAGCCGATCTCGAGAAAATAGCTGAAAATCTTAGTGATGGTTATTTCCATTCAAGACCGAAAGGAAGTCAGTTGGGAGCTGTGGTGTCTCCGCAGAGCCAGGTGATTCCTGACAGAGAATTTTTGGAAAAGAAATTAAAAGATCTGGAAAAGGAATATGAGAACAGCGAAATACCACGACCTGAAAATTGGGGTGGTTATCTTGCGAAACCTTATGAAATTGAATTCTGGCAGGGAAGGCCAAATCGCCTTCATGACAGGATTATTTATCAACTCGAAGATCTGGATTGGAAGATCTCACGATTGGCACCCTAG
- a CDS encoding aminotransferase class IV yields MENQYFTSDALHVENRAFLLGDAVKVSFFVRNGKLIMDEECYFFLMASMRKMRMNIPLTYTLEFFQSLFQKEIIEGAGIQNGIINFQVFRNNDGVTLSKSSISYFYEVQEMNDVLDVHQRPQELDLIKEINVNNNLLSNIRVHCPENIYGGIYAQENDLDDVILLNPNKRIARTTSGNLLFLEGNVIKVPKQTEGAYISPFMENFVTFLHKNNLADIQEHEIIAFESQKAEEILMISEEKGIFSVGKIRNKTFETSRFSELVKSWRESFNS; encoded by the coding sequence TTGGAAAATCAATATTTTACATCAGACGCATTACATGTAGAGAACAGAGCCTTTCTTTTAGGCGATGCCGTGAAGGTTTCTTTCTTTGTGAGAAACGGTAAATTGATCATGGATGAAGAATGTTATTTCTTCCTGATGGCTTCCATGAGAAAGATGAGAATGAATATTCCTTTGACTTATACCCTGGAGTTTTTTCAATCCCTTTTTCAAAAAGAAATTATAGAGGGTGCCGGAATACAAAATGGAATTATCAATTTCCAGGTATTTAGAAATAATGATGGGGTGACGTTGTCAAAATCTTCAATTTCCTATTTTTATGAAGTTCAGGAAATGAATGACGTCCTGGATGTTCACCAAAGACCACAGGAACTGGATCTGATTAAAGAAATCAATGTCAACAATAATTTGTTGAGCAATATAAGAGTGCACTGCCCTGAAAATATTTATGGCGGAATTTATGCTCAGGAAAACGATTTGGACGATGTTATTCTTTTAAATCCTAATAAAAGAATTGCCCGTACTACTTCCGGAAATCTTCTCTTTTTAGAAGGGAATGTGATTAAGGTTCCCAAGCAGACCGAAGGGGCTTACATTTCTCCTTTCATGGAAAATTTTGTTACTTTTTTACATAAAAATAACCTGGCTGATATTCAGGAACATGAAATTATTGCATTTGAATCTCAGAAAGCAGAAGAGATTCTGATGATTTCTGAGGAGAAAGGTATATTTTCTGTAGGTAAAATTAGAAATAAGACTTTTGAAACTTCCCGTTTTTCGGAACTGGTGAAAAGTTGGAGAGAAAGTTTTAATTCATAA
- a CDS encoding TerD family protein — MAINLQKGQKIEIGLTKMTIGLGWDPNEGTGYDFDLDASAIMIDSDRKLVSEEYFVFYNNLHSPDGALTHTGDDPSGKNSDGDDDEAIVIDLDKVDSRVEEILFVVTIEDFERRKQNFGQVRNSYIRVVDNHSNQEIAKYELDEDFSIETGVEFGRLYKRNGSWKFEASGIGYRADLGFFLEKYYKGQIIK, encoded by the coding sequence ATGGCAATTAATCTACAGAAAGGACAAAAGATCGAGATCGGATTGACAAAAATGACGATAGGACTTGGTTGGGATCCTAATGAAGGGACAGGCTACGACTTCGATCTCGATGCATCTGCAATTATGATCGATTCTGACAGAAAATTAGTAAGCGAAGAATATTTTGTTTTTTATAATAACCTGCATTCTCCGGATGGGGCACTTACCCATACCGGTGATGATCCCAGTGGAAAAAACAGTGATGGGGATGATGATGAAGCTATTGTGATCGATCTTGATAAAGTAGATTCAAGGGTGGAGGAAATACTTTTTGTGGTAACCATCGAAGATTTTGAAAGGAGAAAACAGAATTTCGGACAGGTGAGGAATTCATACATCAGGGTCGTTGATAATCATTCAAACCAGGAAATTGCAAAATATGAACTGGATGAGGATTTCTCTATTGAAACCGGTGTTGAATTCGGAAGACTGTATAAAAGAAACGGAAGCTGGAAATTTGAAGCTTCAGGAATAGGATACAGGGCAGACTTAGGATTCTTCCTTGAGAAATATTATAAAGGGCAGATCATCAAATAA
- a CDS encoding N-acetylmuramoyl-L-alanine amidase family protein, whose translation MKGINLLAISIFSTAFLSFTPLNKKYIVIDAGHGGNDMGSVYGNFSEKDISLNIAKEIQRINESQGKYEVILTRDSDSSPTLFERTDQINKLNPEMVISLHVNSSPKAETPQQGFEVFVQNSEASKELADKISKKFKARTIEGRNLHILRETKASAVLVELGFINSAADRNYMTSEKGQQEIAQKFVEVINEN comes from the coding sequence ATGAAAGGTATTAATCTACTTGCTATATCCATCTTTTCTACTGCATTTTTATCATTTACACCACTGAACAAAAAGTATATTGTCATTGATGCCGGGCATGGCGGAAATGATATGGGATCTGTATATGGTAATTTTTCCGAAAAGGATATTTCATTGAATATCGCTAAAGAAATTCAGCGAATTAATGAAAGTCAAGGCAAGTATGAGGTAATTTTAACCAGGGATTCTGATAGTTCCCCTACCCTTTTTGAAAGAACAGATCAAATCAACAAGCTAAACCCTGAAATGGTGATTTCACTCCATGTGAATAGCTCTCCTAAGGCAGAAACGCCTCAACAGGGATTCGAAGTATTTGTTCAGAATTCGGAAGCCTCAAAAGAGCTTGCTGACAAAATCTCAAAAAAATTCAAAGCCCGTACCATTGAAGGACGCAACCTTCATATACTAAGAGAAACCAAAGCATCTGCTGTATTGGTAGAACTTGGTTTTATCAATAGCGCTGCAGACAGGAATTACATGACCAGTGAAAAAGGGCAACAAGAAATCGCACAGAAATTCGTTGAAGTCATCAACGAGAACTAA
- the panD gene encoding aspartate 1-decarboxylase — protein sequence MLIEVFKSKIHRVRVTASDLNYIGSITIDEDLIEAAGLVVGERVYIVNVNNGERFDTYVIKGKRKSGEVCLNGPAARKVQRDDIIIIIAYAQMTPEEAKDFQPKIVFPDEKTNLLT from the coding sequence ATGTTAATAGAAGTTTTTAAGTCTAAGATTCACAGGGTGAGAGTAACTGCCTCTGACCTTAATTATATAGGAAGTATAACGATTGATGAAGATCTTATAGAAGCTGCCGGATTGGTAGTGGGAGAAAGAGTCTATATCGTGAATGTAAACAACGGAGAACGTTTTGATACATATGTTATCAAAGGGAAAAGAAAATCTGGAGAAGTATGCCTTAATGGCCCTGCCGCAAGAAAAGTTCAGAGAGATGATATTATTATCATTATTGCCTATGCGCAGATGACACCTGAAGAAGCCAAAGACTTCCAGCCGAAAATAGTTTTCCCGGATGAAAAAACAAACCTTCTTACGTAA
- a CDS encoding helix-hairpin-helix domain-containing protein, producing MKKTIKVVSVLDTAKSYEYVDEKPIQGGVKDVYFSPDRDYVIAFYRSPLDEGQKERIMRIVSTYLQNIQKGNAAEYFLNEIFRWPYDIVEKGKLTGIVVPVYHQKFFFSKGYIGSDNIQGEDKVGKWFTAPMFRNQQYPLRLDQSELGDWLSYFQIGINISRGVKKLHQMGLAHSDLSYNNILVDPVTKSACIIDIDGLVVPKLFPPEVIGTADFIAPEVLKTKHLGLQDPGRHLPNQKTDLHALAVLIYMYLLRRHPLRGGKIWDLDSEKDEIISMGEKALFIEHHNDPSNKVRADHLRKWDAFWGDPDTIPYTITGPYISDLFKKAFVDGLHDPIRRPTANEWETALLKTVDLIQPCQNSGCTEKWYVFDNTSNPKCPFCGTLHQGTLPVLDLYFKFDDEVWKPENHRLMVYHNQYLFKWHVSRKVIRNENLTMQDKMPVGYFTFHQGKWVLVNQSLPDMKDITEQKEIPPGSMVELTDGKKILLSAEEGGRLMYVTMANNG from the coding sequence ATGAAAAAGACCATTAAGGTTGTTTCCGTTCTGGACACAGCCAAATCTTACGAATATGTTGATGAAAAGCCCATTCAGGGAGGCGTAAAGGATGTTTACTTTTCTCCGGACAGAGACTATGTTATTGCTTTTTACCGAAGTCCGCTGGATGAAGGTCAGAAAGAAAGGATCATGAGAATTGTCTCTACATATCTGCAAAATATACAAAAAGGAAATGCTGCTGAATATTTCCTGAATGAAATTTTCAGATGGCCGTACGATATTGTTGAAAAGGGAAAGCTAACAGGAATTGTTGTTCCTGTTTATCATCAGAAATTTTTCTTTTCCAAAGGGTATATAGGTTCAGATAATATTCAGGGGGAAGATAAAGTAGGGAAATGGTTTACAGCACCGATGTTCAGGAACCAGCAATACCCGCTGAGGCTTGATCAATCGGAGTTGGGTGATTGGCTTAGCTATTTTCAGATCGGAATTAATATAAGCAGGGGTGTTAAAAAATTACATCAAATGGGACTGGCGCATTCTGATCTTTCTTACAATAATATTTTGGTAGATCCTGTTACCAAATCTGCCTGTATTATTGATATTGACGGACTCGTCGTTCCGAAACTCTTCCCACCTGAAGTCATTGGTACTGCCGATTTCATTGCTCCTGAGGTTTTAAAAACAAAACACCTGGGACTTCAGGATCCAGGCAGGCATCTTCCCAACCAGAAAACGGATTTACATGCTCTTGCAGTCCTTATTTATATGTATCTGTTGAGAAGACATCCTTTGCGGGGCGGAAAAATATGGGATCTTGATTCCGAAAAGGATGAAATAATATCTATGGGTGAAAAAGCCCTGTTCATAGAACATCATAACGATCCATCCAATAAAGTAAGAGCCGACCATCTTAGAAAATGGGATGCTTTCTGGGGTGATCCTGATACCATTCCCTACACCATAACGGGACCTTATATTTCGGATTTATTTAAAAAAGCCTTTGTAGACGGATTGCATGATCCGATCAGACGCCCCACTGCTAATGAATGGGAAACTGCTTTGTTGAAAACAGTTGATCTCATACAACCTTGTCAAAATTCCGGTTGTACTGAAAAATGGTATGTTTTTGATAATACCAGCAATCCAAAATGCCCTTTCTGCGGGACTCTGCATCAGGGAACACTTCCGGTTTTAGATTTGTATTTCAAATTTGATGATGAGGTATGGAAACCGGAAAACCACCGGTTGATGGTCTATCATAATCAATATTTATTCAAATGGCATGTTTCCAGGAAAGTGATCCGCAACGAAAACCTGACGATGCAGGACAAAATGCCTGTCGGGTATTTCACCTTTCATCAGGGGAAATGGGTATTAGTGAATCAAAGCTTACCGGATATGAAAGACATTACAGAACAAAAAGAGATTCCTCCGGGTTCTATGGTAGAGTTAACGGACGGTAAAAAAATACTGTTGTCTGCGGAAGAAGGAGGAAGATTGATGTATGTGACAATGGCAAATAATGGGTGA